One stretch of Trichomycterus rosablanca isolate fTriRos1 chromosome 3, fTriRos1.hap1, whole genome shotgun sequence DNA includes these proteins:
- the scnm1 gene encoding sodium channel modifier 1 has product MSFKREGDDQSQLNVLKKRRVADLLSNFIPEDEASLLKNGRYCCLVCSHRPIFDTVDILTVHRKGKRHLEGIKWFYGKKTQLKHEVVKRQHQEYVKQEDNRQEAGSSAPLLTETRKITHHALLRATPYSSCHKKACERTENPSTQLDPDFRSHHGNNSRPIQNVIPTAEIKISKETKPVCGQRTSTSQCQNEILKRKKESASVAANTLESEPLTEQRRRELEEYLKLKSAGWIQDPSGKWIKDENVEFDSDEEEPASLLPSSEDT; this is encoded by the exons ATGTCTTTCAAAAGAGAAGGTGATGACCAGAGTCAACTGAACGTTCTGAAG AAACGGCGTGTTGCAGACTTGCTGTCTAACTTCATACCAGAAGACGAGGCTTCTTTACTGAAAAATGGAAG GTATTgctgtttggtatgttctcatcGTCCCATTTTCGATACAGTGGACATTCTGACTGTACACAGAAAAGGAAAGCGGCATCTTGAAG GTATAAAATGGTTTTATGGCAAAAAAACTCAGCTAAAACACGAGGTTGTTAAAAGACAACATCAAGAATATGTTAAACAAGAAGATAACCGACAG GAAGCCGGCAGTTCCGCACCTTTACTCACAGAGACACGAAAaatcacccatcatgctttactGAGAGCCACTCCTTACAGCAGCTGCCATAAGAAAGCCTG tgAAAGGACTGAAAACCCCTCAACTCAGCTGGATCCAGACTTCCGGAGCCATCATGGTAACAACAGCAGGCCCATTCAGAACGTTATACCCACTGCTGAAATAAAAATCAGTAAAGAAACCAAACCTGTCTGTGGTCAGAGAA CAAGTACAAGCCAGTGCCAGAATGAAatactgaaaagaaaaaaggaaagcgCCTCGGTTGCCGCTAACACTCTGGAGTCTGAGCCTCTCACAGAGCAGAGACGCAGAGAACTAGAGGAATACCTGAAATTAAAGAG TGCTGGATGGATACAGGATCCCAGTGGAAAATGGATAAAGGATGAAAACGTGGAGTTCGATTCAGATGAAGAAGAACCGGCCTCACTGTTACCATCTAGTGAGGATACATAG